In bacterium, the sequence ATCCCCGAGGCCTTCCGCTGGTTGGGCAAGACCCGGATCGGCATCGGCGAGGATCTGAAGTTCCCGATCTCGGCGATCTTCCTCGTCCTCGTCTTCCTCGTCTTCCACTATGTCCTCACGCATACCGTGTACGGACGGCGTATCTATGCCGTCGGCAGCAACCGCAACGCGGCTCGGGCCGCCGGCATCAACGACGGCAACGTCATCATCGGCGCCTACGTCGTATCGGGGCTGCTGTGCGGGGTCGCGGCCTGGCTGCTGGTCGGAAGGATCGGCGCCGCTCAGGCCGGGATTGCCGCCGATGAATTGTTCACCTCCTTCGCAGCGGCCGTGATCGGTGGCGTCTCATTGGCCGGCGGCAGGGGGAAGATCTTCGGTGTGTTCGGCGGGCTGCTGCTGATGGGCACCATCACGAACGCCCTCAACATCTCCAACGTCGAAGGCAAGTGGATCCCGGTGGCCAACGGCCTCGTCATCCTGTTCGCGATCTTCATCGACGGCCTACGGAACATTCGTGCAGCCCGGCTGACCGGCGCCTGATCCCGTGGCGGGAGCCGCCACCCCACCGCCACCCTGGCAGGACCCCGAGCGGGTGCTGCTGGGCGTCAACCTGTGGAGCATGCACACGACCTGGGCCGATCTGCTCGAGGCGGCGGTCCGTGCGGATGACCTGGGCTACGACACGCTCTCGACGTCGGATCACGTGCTGGCGTGCGTCGGCGAGCAGGGCCCGGTATTCGAGGGCTACCTGAGCCTTGCCGCCTGGGCGCAGGCGACATCCCGGGTCCGGCTCGGGCTGCTGGCGACGGCCAACACGTTCCGGGAGCCGACGCTCCTCGCCAAGATGATCACCACGCTGGACCACATCAGCGGTGGACGGGCCTTTCTCGGCATTGGCGCCGGCTGGTTCGAGGAAGAGCACACCGGCTATGGGTTCGAGTTCGGGGCCGGCCCCGGCGAGCGGCTTCGCTGGTTGGGCGAGGCGCTGCCGCTGCTCCGTTCCATGCTCGGAGGCGATCCTGCGACCGCCGCCGTCGGCCGCTACCGGCCCGCGGCTGCCCGCAACGATCCCGGAGCCATCCAGGAGCGAATCCCCATCATCGTGGCCGGCGACGGCGAGCGC encodes:
- a CDS encoding LLM class flavin-dependent oxidoreductase, with the translated sequence MAGAATPPPPWQDPERVLLGVNLWSMHTTWADLLEAAVRADDLGYDTLSTSDHVLACVGEQGPVFEGYLSLAAWAQATSRVRLGLLATANTFREPTLLAKMITTLDHISGGRAFLGIGAGWFEEEHTGYGFEFGAGPGERLRWLGEALPLLRSMLGGDPATAAVGRYRPAAARNDPGAIQERIPIIVAGDGERVTLRLVATYGDACNFGFHHGADALARKERILRAHCADVGRDESEIARTAEIRVVIIRDTRREADRVYAELRRLNGDAPVWPEQPVGTPDDVSEKLEPLVALGFRHIICGFPHPHDAESMVRLRREVLPRLQAVAGGG